In Falco naumanni isolate bFalNau1 chromosome 5, bFalNau1.pat, whole genome shotgun sequence, the following are encoded in one genomic region:
- the CDPF1 gene encoding cysteine-rich DPF motif domain-containing protein 1 isoform X1, producing MQTKHGSLKMDASKGVQPTGEFTCQLCGLTAPYIYYGQKPPNTRSIVLLEESYVMKDPFTPDKDKFLILGSHCSLCSRSVCVGTECSLFYSKRFCLPCVNENLKAFPLEIQEDMDKRKAQQKSFPCKKLDTGT from the exons ATGCAAACCAAGCATG GTAGCTTAAAGATGGATGCTTCCAAAGGAGTTCAGCCTACAGGAGAGTTCACATGTCAGCTATGTGGCTTAACAGCTCCATACATATACTATGGACAGAAGCCACCAAACACACGCTCTATTGT GCTTTTGGAAGAAAGCTATGTCATGAAGGATCCTTTCACCCCTGACAAGGACAAATTCCTCATCCTTGGGTCTCATTGCAGTTTGTGCAGCAGATCAGTGTGCGTTGGTACA gaaTGTAGTCTGTTCTACTCCAAAAGGTTCTGCCTCCCCTGTGTGAATGAAAACCTAAAGGCCTTTCCTTTGGAAATACAAGAAGATATGGATAAAAGGAAGGCCCAACAAAAATCCTTCCCCTGTAAAAAACTGGATACAGGAACATAA
- the CDPF1 gene encoding cysteine-rich DPF motif domain-containing protein 1 isoform X2 codes for MDASKGVQPTGEFTCQLCGLTAPYIYYGQKPPNTRSIVLLEESYVMKDPFTPDKDKFLILGSHCSLCSRSVCVGTECSLFYSKRFCLPCVNENLKAFPLEIQEDMDKRKAQQKSFPCKKLDTGT; via the exons ATGGATGCTTCCAAAGGAGTTCAGCCTACAGGAGAGTTCACATGTCAGCTATGTGGCTTAACAGCTCCATACATATACTATGGACAGAAGCCACCAAACACACGCTCTATTGT GCTTTTGGAAGAAAGCTATGTCATGAAGGATCCTTTCACCCCTGACAAGGACAAATTCCTCATCCTTGGGTCTCATTGCAGTTTGTGCAGCAGATCAGTGTGCGTTGGTACA gaaTGTAGTCTGTTCTACTCCAAAAGGTTCTGCCTCCCCTGTGTGAATGAAAACCTAAAGGCCTTTCCTTTGGAAATACAAGAAGATATGGATAAAAGGAAGGCCCAACAAAAATCCTTCCCCTGTAAAAAACTGGATACAGGAACATAA